A window of Leptospira brenneri contains these coding sequences:
- a CDS encoding DUF1499 domain-containing protein yields the protein MESAITVFFLCCMSVLSPFSGVSNGELNGCPPSPNCVSSQSMQYNFVHKVDPITYTTSRKIAYERISKYFHEAENIWIREEKEGEYIRVIFFTKVFRFPDRVEIYFPEGKAEAQIRSQSILGLWDIFANRRRVGQLRELLAKEESE from the coding sequence ATGGAATCTGCTATTACCGTTTTCTTTCTCTGTTGTATGAGTGTCCTTAGTCCTTTTTCTGGCGTAAGTAATGGTGAACTGAATGGCTGTCCTCCATCACCTAACTGTGTTTCAAGTCAAAGTATGCAGTACAACTTTGTGCATAAAGTAGATCCCATAACCTACACTACATCGAGAAAAATAGCTTACGAAAGAATTTCTAAATACTTCCATGAAGCAGAAAATATTTGGATTAGGGAAGAAAAGGAAGGGGAATACATTCGTGTGATTTTTTTTACTAAGGTCTTTCGATTTCCCGATCGAGTTGAAATCTATTTCCCTGAAGGAAAAGCGGAAGCACAAATTCGGTCTCAATCCATTTTAGGCCTTTGGGATATTTTTGCTAACCGAAGGAGAGTGGGGCAACTCCGAGAATTATTAGCAAAGGAAGAATCAGAGTAA
- the lysS gene encoding lysine--tRNA ligase, with amino-acid sequence MKDSNELIEQRIQKINDLKAKGINPYPLRFFPNADSKSLIAGFDPNQTEKKSFKLGGRLHAKRVMGKASFAHLKDAEGLIQLYATRDDLGEENYSLFKSLDLGDWIGIEGWLFQTQKGETTLHLTSVQLLAKCIRPLPVVKEKDGVVYDAFSDVEQRYRMRYVDLVVNENVRETFKMRSRIISEIRKFLTNEGFLEVETPMMQPIAGGAAARPFVTHHNTLDMELFLRIAPELYLKRLIVGGMDRVFELNRNFRNEGISTKHNPEFTMMEAYMAFGDMETMLSLTERMIVSVAQAIGKGLKFAYGKDQIDLSPPWKRVKYIDIIKDYSGIDFSKITELKDAIAQAKAKGVDSSDSVSIWKVCDDVFSSLVEPHLIQPIFITDFPKELSPLAKSGEDDPKYVERFEPYVAGREIGNAFTELNDPFDQRERFEEQVKQREAGDDEAFMMDDDYIRALEYGLPPTGGLGIGIDRLVMLLTDSHSIRDTILFPLMRPE; translated from the coding sequence ATTAAAGATTCCAACGAATTGATAGAACAACGCATTCAAAAAATTAACGATTTAAAAGCAAAAGGTATCAATCCTTATCCACTTCGTTTTTTTCCTAATGCTGATTCCAAATCTCTCATTGCGGGATTTGATCCGAACCAAACAGAAAAAAAATCCTTTAAACTAGGTGGTCGTTTGCATGCCAAACGAGTGATGGGAAAAGCAAGTTTTGCTCATTTAAAAGATGCAGAAGGTCTCATCCAATTGTATGCCACTCGTGATGATTTAGGCGAAGAGAATTATTCATTATTTAAGTCTTTGGACTTAGGGGATTGGATTGGAATCGAAGGTTGGCTCTTTCAAACACAAAAAGGAGAAACCACCCTTCACTTAACTAGCGTTCAACTTCTCGCAAAATGCATTCGTCCCCTTCCGGTGGTCAAAGAAAAAGATGGAGTCGTTTATGATGCGTTTTCTGATGTAGAGCAACGTTACCGTATGCGTTATGTTGATCTCGTTGTAAATGAAAACGTAAGAGAAACATTTAAAATGCGTTCTCGGATCATTTCCGAAATTCGTAAATTTCTAACGAATGAAGGATTTTTAGAAGTAGAAACTCCTATGATGCAACCGATTGCTGGTGGTGCGGCAGCTCGTCCTTTTGTCACTCATCACAACACTCTAGATATGGAACTTTTCCTTCGCATTGCACCTGAGCTTTATCTAAAAAGACTCATTGTCGGTGGAATGGACCGAGTCTTCGAACTCAACCGTAACTTTCGTAACGAAGGAATTTCGACAAAACACAATCCTGAGTTTACGATGATGGAAGCCTATATGGCCTTTGGCGATATGGAAACTATGTTATCACTCACAGAAAGAATGATTGTTTCTGTAGCCCAGGCCATTGGCAAAGGTTTAAAATTTGCTTATGGGAAGGATCAAATCGATTTATCGCCTCCTTGGAAACGAGTGAAATATATCGACATCATCAAAGATTATTCAGGAATTGATTTCAGTAAAATCACTGAATTGAAAGATGCCATCGCACAAGCCAAAGCCAAAGGTGTAGATTCTTCTGATTCTGTATCCATTTGGAAAGTATGTGATGATGTTTTTAGTTCTCTTGTCGAACCTCACCTCATCCAACCCATCTTTATTACTGATTTTCCAAAAGAACTCTCTCCTCTAGCAAAGTCGGGTGAAGATGATCCAAAGTACGTAGAACGATTTGAGCCGTATGTAGCCGGTCGCGAGATCGGAAACGCCTTTACAGAGTTAAACGATCCTTTTGACCAAAGGGAACGATTTGAAGAACAAGTAAAACAAAGAGAAGCCGGTGATGATGAAGCCTTTATGATGGATGATGATTATATCAGAGCTCTTGAATATGGACTTCCTCCGACAGGTGGGCTTGGAATTGGAATTGATAGGCTTGTAATGTTACTCACTGACTCTCACTCCATCCGAGATACTATTCTTTTCCCTCTGATGAGACCGGAATAA
- a CDS encoding LysR family transcriptional regulator, which yields MIRDLDDLKTFVFVVQERNFTQVALKLGITKAAVAKRIQGLEKVWNTQLFYRNTRKVIPTRDADLIYPKVLTVLESVKDLENSFTSKDELEGLLRVTCVSSMANNFISEITQKFQEKNPKITIQLIVTDSLLDLMEESIDIGIRVGMEVPSGLIGLELFANRISLVVSPEYERTHPKIVSPEDLKSHNLLYLDLHKELRFSGTNLSLGEVTGKRNFLSNDASSLVQMGLKGKGVLIRSFWDIDEHVEKGNLVPILNDYPLENFGKVWVVHPNHRAPSKRVMVFRNFLESECGFRFNQ from the coding sequence ATGATTCGTGACCTAGATGACCTAAAAACCTTCGTATTTGTGGTTCAGGAAAGGAATTTTACGCAAGTGGCTCTCAAACTCGGGATTACAAAAGCCGCCGTAGCCAAAAGAATCCAAGGACTTGAGAAAGTTTGGAACACGCAGTTGTTCTATCGAAATACAAGAAAGGTAATCCCCACGAGGGATGCTGACCTCATTTACCCAAAAGTACTGACTGTTCTCGAGAGCGTGAAGGATTTAGAAAATTCATTCACCAGCAAAGACGAGTTAGAGGGACTACTTCGTGTCACTTGCGTGAGTTCAATGGCAAATAATTTTATCTCTGAAATTACCCAGAAGTTTCAGGAGAAAAATCCTAAAATTACAATCCAATTGATTGTGACAGATAGTTTACTCGATTTAATGGAAGAGTCTATTGATATCGGAATTCGAGTGGGAATGGAAGTTCCGTCTGGACTAATCGGTCTGGAATTATTTGCGAATCGGATTTCTCTTGTTGTGAGTCCCGAATACGAAAGGACTCATCCAAAAATTGTATCACCAGAAGATCTAAAATCCCATAACCTTTTGTATTTGGATTTGCATAAAGAATTACGGTTTTCAGGAACCAATCTTTCGCTCGGAGAAGTTACAGGAAAAAGAAATTTTTTATCAAACGATGCATCGAGTTTGGTGCAGATGGGGTTAAAGGGGAAGGGAGTTCTCATTCGGTCCTTTTGGGATATTGATGAACATGTAGAAAAAGGAAATTTAGTTCCTATCCTGAATGATTATCCTTTAGAAAATTTCGGAAAAGTTTGGGTAGTTCATCCGAACCATAGAGCACCTTCCAAAAGAGTGATGGTCTTTCGTAACTTTTTAGAATCTGAATGTGGGTTCCGATTCAATCAATAA
- a CDS encoding endonuclease, which yields MTDIRSNFKRRLLSTLLLNIGILSIFFGSFYLYSETEVKSPTKKTDREFDFQKAKRVFKRFYKKVGTDFYCGCKFSEDTEVQGRLKIDFESCGLDSRKDKLRQTWIEWEHIVPAHSFGSERECWKKRDCEWNGKPVRGRKCCQATDPLFNQMEADLHNLVPVPGEINADRGIFSYGEVEGEERNYGLCDFEINFKTQTAEPKPNIRGDIARAYLYMEWKYGIPIPENRRKLYESWNKLDPPDTFEIRKHEVIEKIQSTKNPFID from the coding sequence ATGACTGATATTCGGTCAAATTTCAAAAGACGTCTACTCTCCACTCTCCTCCTAAACATAGGAATTCTATCTATTTTCTTTGGTTCTTTCTATTTGTATTCAGAAACAGAAGTCAAAAGTCCAACTAAAAAAACTGATAGGGAATTTGATTTCCAAAAAGCCAAACGAGTATTCAAACGATTTTATAAAAAGGTAGGAACAGATTTTTATTGTGGGTGTAAGTTTTCTGAAGATACGGAAGTGCAAGGAAGGCTTAAAATTGATTTTGAGTCCTGTGGTTTAGACAGTCGCAAAGACAAACTCCGCCAAACATGGATTGAATGGGAACATATTGTTCCAGCTCATAGCTTTGGGAGTGAACGTGAATGTTGGAAAAAAAGAGACTGCGAATGGAATGGAAAACCTGTCCGCGGTCGTAAATGTTGTCAAGCCACAGATCCTTTATTCAACCAGATGGAAGCAGACTTACACAATTTAGTCCCTGTCCCAGGCGAGATCAATGCCGACAGAGGGATTTTTTCTTACGGGGAAGTAGAAGGAGAAGAAAGAAACTACGGACTTTGCGATTTTGAAATCAATTTTAAAACACAAACAGCAGAACCAAAACCTAACATTCGTGGAGATATTGCACGCGCCTATCTGTACATGGAATGGAAGTATGGGATTCCGATTCCAGAAAATAGACGAAAACTCTACGAATCATGGAACAAACTCGATCCACCAGATACCTTCGAAATTAGAAAACACGAAGTGATTGAAAAAATCCAATCCACAAAAAATCCTTTTATTGATTGA
- the serA gene encoding phosphoglycerate dehydrogenase gives MVSYPKGKIKVLLLENIHKDAYELFHRDGFDVTLVKDAMEEAELIERIADVHVLGIRSKTNVTTKALENAKKLMTIGCFCIGTNQVELEEAEKRAVPVFNAPYSNTRSVAELVIAEIIMLARKASDQSRDVHLGKWNKIAKGCFEVRGKTLGIIGYGHIGSQVSVLAESMGMKVVFYDIISKLPLGNASSVHSYEELLKQSDFITFHVPETDETKNLFRKEHLNIVKPGAYLLNLSRGKVLEIDALVEGLKSGKLAGAGVDVFPEEPKSNDDPFVSPLQGLPNVILTPHIGGSTEEAQKNIGTEVAEKLLKYVNNGSTTFSVNFPNIELGSLKSGYHRILNIHQNQPGFLRDINSIISDLGGNILTQNLSTSSNIGYLSMEIDKNLGDELKDKIKAHKHSIRTRILY, from the coding sequence ATGGTATCTTATCCTAAAGGAAAAATAAAAGTCCTACTTCTGGAAAACATCCACAAGGATGCTTACGAACTTTTCCACCGAGACGGCTTTGACGTCACTCTCGTCAAAGATGCGATGGAAGAAGCAGAACTCATCGAAAGAATAGCGGATGTACACGTTTTAGGCATTCGCAGCAAAACAAATGTTACAACCAAAGCCCTAGAAAATGCAAAAAAATTGATGACGATTGGTTGTTTCTGCATTGGAACCAACCAAGTAGAACTAGAAGAAGCAGAAAAACGTGCAGTTCCTGTATTTAATGCTCCTTATAGCAATACAAGATCCGTTGCTGAACTTGTAATTGCAGAGATCATTATGCTTGCAAGAAAAGCATCTGACCAGTCTCGTGATGTCCACTTAGGCAAATGGAATAAAATTGCCAAAGGTTGTTTTGAAGTTCGTGGAAAAACCCTAGGGATTATTGGTTACGGACATATTGGCTCACAAGTCTCTGTTTTAGCTGAGTCCATGGGGATGAAGGTTGTTTTTTATGATATCATTTCCAAACTCCCACTTGGAAACGCATCTTCTGTTCATAGTTATGAAGAGCTACTCAAACAATCGGATTTTATTACCTTCCATGTTCCCGAAACAGATGAAACAAAAAATCTATTTCGCAAAGAACATCTAAATATAGTCAAACCAGGTGCTTATTTACTGAACCTATCTCGGGGGAAAGTATTGGAAATTGATGCTCTAGTGGAAGGACTCAAATCAGGAAAACTAGCAGGTGCCGGAGTTGACGTATTCCCTGAGGAACCAAAGTCAAATGATGATCCTTTTGTCAGCCCCCTCCAAGGTCTACCAAATGTAATTTTAACTCCACATATCGGTGGTTCTACGGAAGAAGCACAAAAAAATATTGGAACAGAAGTTGCCGAAAAACTTCTAAAGTATGTGAATAACGGTTCCACTACTTTTTCTGTGAACTTCCCCAATATTGAACTAGGAAGTTTAAAATCGGGATACCACAGGATTCTCAATATCCACCAAAACCAACCGGGGTTTTTACGAGATATCAACTCCATCATTTCTGATTTAGGTGGAAATATCTTGACACAAAACTTAAGTACATCATCAAATATTGGTTACTTGAGTATGGAAATAGACAAAAATTTGGGTGATGAGTTAAAAGATAAAATCAAAGCCCATAAACATTCCATTCGCACGCGAATCCTCTACTAA
- a CDS encoding hydroxyacylglutathione hydrolase, which produces MIEVLPIFTNSPLRNFSYLVYSNRTGEAYCIDPFDAKSILTHTRSLGVKIKGILNTHEHGDHTQGNLELKEETKAIVYGHKDAKDKIPGLDKVLKEGDIVFSFEEESLVVWDTPGHTFSHLSFVRKNPKTILGIFSGDTLFNVGVGNCFRGGDPNVMYETISSRFETLPDSCLLYPGHDYWENNLKFAEHVDPKNEFRENFKSKVKPFQVSEIGEEKKLNPFFRRNTNSVKERLVSLNETISDDRSVFLTLRRLRDHW; this is translated from the coding sequence ATGATAGAAGTCCTTCCCATCTTTACCAACTCTCCTCTTCGAAACTTTAGTTACCTCGTTTATTCCAATAGAACAGGCGAAGCCTATTGTATTGATCCTTTTGATGCAAAATCCATTTTAACTCATACAAGAAGCTTAGGTGTTAAAATCAAAGGGATCTTAAATACACACGAACATGGAGACCATACCCAAGGGAACTTAGAACTAAAAGAAGAAACAAAAGCAATTGTTTATGGGCACAAAGATGCTAAAGACAAAATTCCTGGTTTGGACAAGGTTCTAAAGGAAGGAGATATTGTTTTTTCTTTTGAAGAAGAATCTCTTGTCGTTTGGGATACCCCAGGCCATACCTTTTCTCACCTAAGTTTTGTTCGTAAAAACCCCAAAACCATTTTAGGAATTTTTTCCGGTGATACTTTGTTCAATGTTGGTGTAGGAAACTGCTTTCGCGGAGGTGATCCAAATGTAATGTATGAAACCATTTCGTCTCGATTTGAGACCCTTCCCGATTCTTGTTTACTGTATCCTGGGCACGACTATTGGGAAAATAATCTAAAATTTGCCGAACATGTTGACCCTAAAAATGAATTTAGAGAGAATTTCAAAAGTAAAGTAAAACCCTTTCAAGTTTCAGAAATCGGTGAGGAAAAAAAACTAAATCCATTCTTTCGGAGAAATACAAACTCAGTCAAAGAAAGATTAGTTTCCCTAAACGAAACCATTTCCGATGATCGATCTGTATTTTTAACTTTAAGAAGACTAAGGGACCACTGGTAG
- a CDS encoding MauE/DoxX family redox-associated membrane protein, whose amino-acid sequence MNAVETNGITLASLVLRIAIGANLLGHGIVRMGSKYEPFRIWLHTLFAETQIPNFFVSLMGYLIPPMELLLGVLILIGWQTKWSLFVASILMCSLIFGMCLLEKWEIVGIQMVYMLCYYLLLSSVDKQILSVDWILKMRNL is encoded by the coding sequence ATGAATGCAGTAGAAACAAACGGAATCACACTGGCTAGCCTAGTGTTAAGAATCGCAATTGGAGCCAACCTATTAGGCCATGGCATCGTAAGGATGGGAAGTAAGTATGAACCCTTTAGAATCTGGCTCCATACTTTATTTGCAGAAACACAAATACCCAATTTTTTTGTAAGTTTGATGGGTTATCTCATTCCTCCCATGGAACTTCTTTTAGGTGTACTCATCTTAATTGGTTGGCAAACTAAATGGAGTTTGTTTGTGGCAAGTATATTGATGTGTTCTTTGATTTTTGGAATGTGTTTACTCGAAAAATGGGAAATCGTCGGAATCCAAATGGTTTATATGCTTTGTTACTACCTTTTACTAAGCTCCGTTGACAAACAAATTCTATCAGTAGATTGGATTCTAAAAATGAGGAATTTATGA
- a CDS encoding NAD(P)-binding protein gives MKPIFCYQVPVVVGSGISGGAIAMMDSDIVIYDKGRILGGRVSSKTKDSVSYDFGATMFRDLMEVHWLGGETEYSISEIWSSKQVQFPTKPIYDQFHFYPTKGMSDLVSGMMGKVKPIQGHTLKRIESPDKETWNLEFYNSETKVSEWISTHNVILTLPIPQILEIFNRSEEDPKLERWADFLEPFNDYRRTLVSYFYWDKWKPNWKSLSLDPSLSIPITTTLERGIDWEYQSWESIKYPDEFEKGSALLVQFGSKFSEAHYEDWMDENRNPTEKYKDYLLHGLREKFDAPPPNLIWNHRWKYAQARMPLLGKEGPLRLDTESFSEWKSLCKETRITILGDWLFGSKIERIIGGIYFLSHNGLL, from the coding sequence ATGAAACCCATTTTTTGTTACCAGGTTCCCGTTGTCGTTGGTTCAGGAATTTCTGGCGGAGCCATTGCCATGATGGATTCCGATATTGTCATTTATGACAAAGGGAGAATTTTAGGTGGTAGGGTTTCCAGTAAAACAAAAGATTCTGTTTCTTATGATTTTGGAGCCACAATGTTCCGGGACCTAATGGAAGTTCATTGGCTAGGAGGAGAAACAGAATATTCCATTTCCGAAATTTGGTCATCGAAACAAGTTCAATTTCCGACTAAACCCATTTATGATCAATTTCATTTTTATCCGACTAAAGGAATGTCTGATCTCGTATCGGGAATGATGGGGAAAGTAAAACCCATCCAAGGACATACTTTAAAAAGAATAGAGTCCCCTGACAAAGAAACCTGGAATTTAGAATTTTATAATTCCGAAACTAAAGTAAGTGAATGGATCTCAACTCACAATGTCATTCTTACCCTTCCCATTCCACAAATTTTAGAAATTTTTAATCGATCAGAAGAGGATCCCAAACTGGAAAGGTGGGCTGATTTTTTAGAACCTTTTAATGACTACCGCAGAACTTTAGTTAGTTATTTTTATTGGGACAAATGGAAACCAAACTGGAAATCATTATCATTAGATCCCTCGCTTTCGATTCCCATCACAACAACACTAGAACGTGGAATCGATTGGGAATACCAAAGTTGGGAAAGTATCAAATATCCAGATGAATTTGAAAAAGGGTCTGCTCTTCTCGTTCAATTTGGTTCTAAATTTTCGGAAGCTCATTACGAAGATTGGATGGATGAAAATCGAAATCCTACGGAAAAATATAAAGATTATCTCTTACATGGACTGAGAGAAAAATTTGATGCACCACCACCTAACTTAATTTGGAATCACCGTTGGAAGTATGCACAAGCAAGAATGCCGCTTCTAGGAAAAGAGGGCCCACTCCGGCTTGACACAGAAAGCTTTTCGGAATGGAAATCACTTTGTAAAGAAACAAGAATCACTATTCTCGGAGATTGGCTTTTTGGTTCTAAGATTGAAAGAATCATTGGGGGAATTTATTTTCTCAGTCACAATGGTTTACTCTGA
- a CDS encoding alpha/beta hydrolase: MQKFKKYSILGLIISIILLIVVAYYFSSLVLYPKVKCNPDHHVFCQGPSELGLNFEEVEIQTEDKLNLVSYWIPTKQSQAAIILVHGHGGQRNEGLRFAKSLHEAGYNLLLLSLRRNHGGFASMGFHEQKDVTAAINYLKSKGFQKIGIFGFSMGSATSIIAMADHPEIQAGLFSSGYGSAIDVLVESANRDFGIPYYPLIPVVKLALNLRGEMDIDSVRPIDKIASISPRPIAIFHCTMDDYVDYHHAKDLFAKAGEPKSIWSPECNRHERLWNFAPKEAESRAVGFFQKYLK, from the coding sequence ATGCAAAAGTTCAAAAAATATAGCATTCTTGGATTGATTATCAGTATCATCTTACTCATTGTCGTAGCCTATTATTTTTCAAGTCTAGTTCTCTATCCAAAGGTGAAATGCAATCCAGACCACCATGTCTTTTGTCAGGGTCCTAGTGAACTCGGTTTAAATTTTGAGGAAGTAGAGATCCAAACAGAGGACAAATTGAACCTTGTTAGTTACTGGATTCCCACCAAACAATCCCAAGCTGCAATCATTCTTGTTCACGGACATGGTGGACAAAGGAACGAAGGACTCCGATTTGCAAAAAGTCTTCATGAAGCAGGGTATAATTTACTTTTACTCAGCCTACGCCGTAACCATGGCGGATTTGCATCCATGGGATTTCATGAACAAAAAGATGTAACAGCCGCTATTAACTATTTAAAATCCAAAGGGTTTCAGAAAATAGGAATCTTTGGATTCTCCATGGGTTCTGCCACAAGTATCATTGCCATGGCTGATCATCCGGAAATCCAAGCGGGACTTTTTAGCAGTGGGTATGGAAGTGCCATTGATGTTCTTGTCGAATCTGCCAACCGTGATTTTGGAATCCCTTACTACCCGCTCATTCCGGTGGTCAAACTCGCTCTCAACTTGCGGGGGGAAATGGATATCGATTCAGTAAGACCTATCGATAAAATTGCATCCATTAGTCCAAGACCGATTGCCATCTTCCATTGCACAATGGATGATTATGTAGACTACCACCATGCGAAAGATCTATTTGCAAAAGCTGGCGAACCGAAATCAATTTGGTCACCAGAATGCAATCGTCATGAGCGCCTTTGGAATTTTGCACCAAAAGAAGCGGAATCTCGTGCGGTGGGATTTTTTCAGAAGTATTTGAAATAG